aggaaaaaaaattgaaagctattaaaaaatataatatatatattttttaaatcttttatttttgtagaaTTTCTTCGTGGAAAGGTTGGTCTAAACTTGTCATTACACTAAAATTATACAATGAAATTATGAAAGTGACCACTGCACCACATTGTACGTTCTGAGAAGCTTGTACTTCCAAGTCAGGACTCATTGCGAAGAATCTTCCTAGTAGGTCAACACGGTGCTTTAGTCTTATCGTTACTAGACAAACCAAATACTATATTGCATGCGGAGGGCATGCAATTTCCTCGACAGGGACGAAGTCAAATCGGATGGCTGATTTGTCTGATTATGTTTGAAACATAATCAGGCAAAAGCAACTTCCACTGAAAAAAAACTCGTGAACCACGCAATTTCATTGTAGGCATAGGCTTTGGTTTGGTGCGTGAGCAATGCAATTGTGGCGATGATGAGAACATATTGGGTGCATACACTTGATCAGGAGGTGGAAGGCGATGGTCTAACACTGTAACACGTGTTATAACATGGGTTTTAGAGAAGATGACGATATGGATGTCACCTCTTTTGCATACCTCTCAATTAATGTTTCTCTAGTAGAGTGATACTAGTCTAAAACTATAAATATCACATTTTTCACTAACAACCTTaattaaaatagtttgtgacataaaacaataactttaaatggtttgtattttttaattggtaatttGTGTCTTACTTCTCGCTTCTTATGGTGCCAAAATACTAAACATCTTTTTATATGCAAGATTctacaccaaaaaaagaaaaaaaaatctagttcaATCAATCTAATGTCAATACAACGTTGTGAAAGGCTCCTTGCTGGGCTGGAATGCTTCATTCAAACTGTTGTTGTTCAATAACAAATGCTTTAGATTGTTGCAAATTGCAATCCCCAATATGAATTAGGATATGTCCAATCATCCCAATAATTCCATAGGGATGGGATGGGACCCTTACAATTGTTAGCGGAAAGATCAAGCGCCACAGGTTAATTGGGTAAGATTTGCCTTCCAACTAGGTATAGCTCaccaattatattatttgaggaCATCTTGAAATGAATGCGTTTTGAAAGAACACAAACATGAGCAGAGATGCTCCCTTGGATTTCCAATTTTCCACTATATAAGAGCTAAGTCGAACAAGGTTTTAGAAAGGAAGTGAAGTTGAGCCTGTTCAGTCATccgatttttgttttttgttttctaaactcaaagtgtatttgaaactagttttcaaaacacaatttttgaCATGATTTGTGTTCGACacctatttttgaaaataagctTTCAAGAGGAGAAGTTTTCATgatttgtgaccaagcaacgtGGTTTGGtcaatatattaagttttgaggAAAAGTTTATTTTCTGAATGTGATTGAGATAACCAATGGTGTAGGTCTCACAACCTTTTGGTTTGTTTACAAGATTGCCATAGAATTTAgttcttatttatattaaaaaaaacaaaatttttttctcattatttattttgcacagtaaaattggattcaattttctggaaacaaaaaaattcgACACACTTCTCAAGAAACTATTAGTCTATCACATTGGTAGGACccgtgattttttttaataaaaaaaagaaaacaaaaaacgaaAAACAAAGAGCAAAAAACTTGAGGTATCGTACTTCCTGCCTGCTTAATGTTCAAGTGATGATAACGAGTCACTTGATCTCACTAGCAACATTGAACTATTCATAGTAGAAGAAGAGTAAAGAACAAAAGCAACAGATACTATTATCTGTTTAGAAATAGATAATTAGGATTTCATGAGTATAACTAATGAATTTAaaagtccgtttggatagaacttattgttaaaaactgaaaacactgtagtaaaataatttttaaatatataaatagtaccgtgagatctatttttaataaaaaaaagtggctAAAAAATGAAGTTCGTGGATCCATGAAtcgtgcacgaatgcactgtttaCATAAGAAAAAGTCAACAAATGTGACTACTGTTCATAAACAATAGCCATAACTAAAAAGGTTGtagtgccaaaaaaaaaaaaaaaaaagagaggagaaaacgCAATGCTTATCCGATACTAagttagtttttaactttttgttatacgtttaacaataaaatttatgaaaatattattttggagtattttcattttatattaattaatgaaaCATTAATTAGAACACGTTATTACAGGAAAACTAAAGGTCTACACGTTATTCTATATTTTGCTTTTTAACTTCTCTTCCTCGGCATTGAATTCCTGAACTTCTATTCCTCCTCTATGTCCTCAGCATAACTTTGTCCTGAATCTAGAATTATCAGTCTACGAGAGAATAGTTGGATTTAAAATATGCAAGGGTCGGATCCATGTTAGCCTCAATTTTATCATTGTTATAAATATTTAGAGATTAATCCTAGTTATAATTTGTCTTTGTTAAGATTTTTTAGCATGGGTTGATCGATGCTTGATAGGTCATTGtcaggtttttatttatttttatttttatacattagAAGAtggttgaaaattaaaaaactgaTAGTGATGGAGTAGATTAATTGGTTCTCTCATATAATAAAAACTTCAGTTGCTGTCAAATAAATATTCCGCCtgtattttctctctaaaatattTGTGGATTATTAAATCTTAGTTCCATCATTTCCCAGATCAAAGCAAGCTAATTTTCTATTGCATGGGTCCATTTGCATAGATGGACTCCAGCCAATACGGGGAGCTgtatattttgttgtgtttttacaatttttaaagcCACCTATATCAACTATCAAAGCACAAGCGTAagtaaaaaaacatatatatatatatatatgtatatatgtatgtatgtatgtatgtatatggaATTAATTGGATTTGTGTTAGTCTAATTACTACACAGGTTGGAAAGAATATGGAGTTGTTAATTTTTGACTTCGAAGTTATGATAGCTAACCTACGTTTGGGTAAGGTGTATTTGATCAAAAGTGAGgaagattgaatttttatttttagaatactaaatatttttaatacacTCACAAGGGGAGAGAAGAGAAAGTCTTAAACAAACTTACAGCGGAGGAAGATTGAATTGATTGAGAAGAATGGCAAAAATTACATGATGAAGATTGGTagaaatactttggaaaatttaATTGAAGTTAAATATGGTGACTCCGTAAACCACAATTCCAagattaaattgatttatttaaatCACATCATTTTCAGCTAATGTGGTATTTAAGGGGTCACCTTATACACGGTTCTGttttaataaataagaaattttcagTGGTCGACATTTTTATGACTCAAAAGTATGCTTAAAGCATTCATACATGCGGAAACAAAATCATATGAAACATTATGTTACGCAAAAATCAAAATGTACTTTAGTCAATATTTTAACGGACCAATGCATCAAAAAATGTCATTAGATTTTCTAGTTCCTAAACATATCTGTTAATGTTTAATTTGAgacatttcttattttttttaactccaaaagaaaaactaaaatagtcaaatatactaattttcttttttgagtaggtaaaaataattttattaaaaagatattataagaagaagcaaaatagcctaaagaattacaattgAGAAAAGTTAtctatatatgaattttttgtgAAGGATTAAACTTTTAATGAACCTAGCGAGACAAATGGTTCTCTCAAATAGGGGTGGTCCTATTACACCATATCATTTTTCCGCAACTAGCCCAAATATGGGTTCGCCCTTGACAATGAAAAGCTTTGTTATTGTTTGTAACCGTAAAACTAGTAGCACAACAAAATCATGTATGGGTCCCATCTGATTTTAATATGAACGAAGAATATTATGATTTTAAtatttactttatatatatatatatatatatatatatatatatatatatatatatataaaagaagatattataattaaaacttTCAAGGAACTAGGAGTGTCCATGGTCCGCCCTAATAGTTCCTTCTTTGATGAGACACCTATATTTCATGATGCATGATATAGGCCACAAATCataaagaaaatagataaaCCTTACAGAATTACATCATTCTaatagaattttcttttcttaccaaaaaaagaaaaagaaaatgaaaatcattcatacacaaaaatttcttttctcataagtTCATCAAACCGTATGATACACAACCTAACAACAAGCACTACATGATTGAGTTTCAGTCTCTCCCATCATATAAGTTTCTTGCTTCCTTAACTACCATAGCGAAATTGCATGCAAGGGGGTGGCTAGTGGTTTCTTACCTGAAAGACATTGTTGGGACACCCATTTCATCGTAGGCCGAGACTTTGGTTTGGTGCGTAAGCATGCAAAGGCTATAGGAGCAGCAAAGAAAATATCTTGTGCAATTGAACGATTTGGTGGTGGCAAACATTGATCTAATATTTCTTTTAACATCAAATTTTGAGAAGATAACGTTGATAATGTAGTCAAGAGTTCTCCTAGGTGTTTTCCCATTAATATTTCTAGTGCCACCATTCTAAAGCTGTAAACATCATATTTTTCAGTCACTACCATAGTATATGCCAGTTCTGCATAGGAAAATAAATGGAAGCtatttaaaaatgtaaatatttatcctatatatatatatatttttttttttttaattttctacttGAAAAGGTTGGTCAAAAGTAGTTATTGGATAAAAATTCGGTAGTGAAAATGATTGCTTGCACCCTGCATGATTCAATTCAtataacaaacaataagataaACGTTTGGTTCGAGGAAGCAGGATATAGTTATAAAAATTCCCACATGGCTAACCTTATAAAATAATAGGTGTTAAAGGGATGGGATATAGTTATAATAATTACACAAAAACTCACCTACGGCAATGTAACCATAGGTCCCAACAACTAAAGTTTAGTTGGAGAAATTAGGATCAAGAAGTTTGGCTGTGCCAAAATCGGAGACAAAAGCCTCTAGCTTAGAGCTTGATATATCATGATGAATAATTACTGGGGTGCATTCATAATGCATGTAAGATAAGGCCCGTGCTATGCTTTTGATAATGTTCATCCTCTTAGGCCAATCTAATTCCAATGCTTCAACATCATCGCTTAGGATACAAAATAAGCTTCCCCTTTCCATGTATTGATAAACCAAAAACATGCATCGTTTGTGCAAGCAATAGCCACGAAGTTTCACAATGTTTTGATGCCGAATTTCCGTTAACATTTGTACCTCGTTCTTCAAACTCTTGTCAAAACTTGGGTCCTCAGCCTCTAAGCGATGACGTTTTTTTTAGGACAACAACTTTACCGTTAGGCAATTGTGCTTTGTAAACACTACCATAACCACCTGTTCCAATGCAATATTTAATGTCAAAGTCTTTTGTTGCTTCAATGATATCTTCATATGCAATTTTTCCATCAAAATTCCATATTGAGAACAAGtcccattttttgttttgcttggaTTGGATTGTGTTTTCCCTATAACCCAACATTGAGAGTAGAAAAAACACCAAAGAAGTAAAAGCACAATGAAAATTGTGAGGGGAAGtgacatttttattttgctCATAATTTGGGAAGATGAAAGGCGAGAGAAACCTTTGAAGTCACCACATAAATCCTTATTGCCGATAAATGCATCGAAACTATGATTTCGGAAAATATTTGAGATTTGACCCTCCAAAGACTTGTATGACAGGTTAAATTCCAAGTTAACAAGATAAAGGGGAATGTTGCCTATGAGATTATTGTAGCTGAGGTCAataaacactacaaaaaaaaggttctatagccgcgtttttaaaacgtggctataggtcagaaaaatgtggctatatgtcaatttggtctatagccgcatttttttaGGCCGCATTTTTACCCATGGCCTACAGTGCATAACTATAGCCTAGAGGGGTCTATGGCCACGTTTTTATAGCCGTGGCTATAGGCTAGGACCAATGGCCACGTTTTTATAGCCGTGGCTATAGGACAAAAGTTGATTGCCTGGAAGAAAGTTTGGCCGCGTtcaaaacgcggccatagttgTGAGCtaaagctgcgtttttaaaaacgcggcttcagcccaTTACTATGGCcccattttaaaaacgcggtTATAGCCTTGTTTTTTTCTGCTCTCCCTTTGGCCATGAATCTTCAACCCCATTCTTTTCCAGAATGAAAGACACACAGCCAAAGAAAGAGCACAACCACAGATTAAATACCAATTCAGAATGCATATATCGATAATACACTGATACACAGCCACCACACCAATTCTTTACTGTAAAGACTGAAACTAAGATTGCACAAGGTTCAAAATCTAGGCAAATATGggtcaaaaagaaaagatgctGAACTACAAGTACAAGATGTTAAAGCTATGGCTAAAATTGGATAAATGTGAGTAGGACATGAGATTGAAGGACATCTAACTTGAAGGTGACTCCTACTTAATAATGTAAAAGGAACCTAACTTGTCTCGAGTGCTAATAATGCTATTGAGGCGGCACAGCAACAAGCAAATTTGTTTAGTGTAACATGTCAAAAGTttatcatacattttttttcaatctaaGAACTGATATGTCTTGCTATATGTACAAAAAATTAGATACTGAAGAAGAAGCAGCTAAAGCTTATGATGTTGCAAGCATAAGATTGAAAGGAATGAGAGCGGTTACCAATTTTGATTTGAGCAACTACAATGTCAAAGACATAACTGATAGTGCAAGGCTTCCAATTGGCAAGGGTGCTTCAAAGTTGATAAAGAAGACTCCAGTTGAGGACGTTCttttgaagaaaacaaataCTAGAAAAACCCCCAGATACTACCGACAGTTTGGAAGTTCAAGTAGCTCTCAACCCAAATACTACCAAATCATTTAATTATAAACACCATATCGTGACGTGAGTTCAAGACCCACTAGTGCATGTGTATTTAccaataagaaaaaattcaaaacaagaacaaaatatGTGTGCGTATATAGACTAGTACACAAACAAATACAGAAATATACCTTTATTCCACTTGCATTTGATGTTTCAAAGACAATGTATGTATCACTTGATATCATCCCTCTTTAGTACTAGATTTTTCCTGGCCCTCTACGGCAGCTTGATTGACTGTGAAAATATAGTTATTTCCATGAAACTCAAATGACACTCTTTGCCCTGCCGTCATTACCTGCGTACAACAAGAACAATAATCCACAGCTCGAAGTGATATCATCGAAAAAGATTTAGGACTTGAAATAGAaccattcttttgtttttgtgagtAATAAAGAAACTcttattaaaactaaaaaataaaaaaataaagctcaAAAGCAGTCATAAGCTTATCTAATTATTATttggcaaaaaataataattagataAGCATACGTATACTtatctaattattattttttgccaaatgttctaaatttatttattttttctttgtctaaAACTGAGGctaaattttatcttaatttggaattttttttttctacagcTGCAAATGTTCTGTTCCTTGAGTCTCCAGCTGGTGTAGGATTTTCTTACTCCAATACAACATCAGATTATGATAAGAGTGGGGATAGTAGAACTGCAGCAGATAATTATGTGTTTTTGGTGAATTGGTTAGAGAGATTTCCAGAATACAAGGATCGTGACTTTTATATTTCAGGAGAAAGCTATGCTGGACATTATGTTCCCCAACTTGCACATTCCATTCTCTACCATAACAAGAAAGCTAACAAGACCATTATCAACCTCAAAGGAATTATtgtacatctctctctctctctcacacaataTAAATGCAAGTTTTAAGAGTCTAAGGTAAATAATAGGATGTCAAACCAAGTGTGGTTATAATCCTTATACTTTTCAAAATCACTCTTTCTCACAAAGTAATTGCAAGTTTTAAGAGTCTAAGGGAAATAATTGGGTGTCACACTCAGTGTGGTTATAAATTCCTTATGTGTActtttcaaaatgaagaaaaacatacAATAATTGGAAGAGTCTAAGGGAAATAATTGGACGGGACAATAAAAGTGGTTATAAAtccttttcaaaaacaaataatgaaTGAAACTTAGAAGTTAAAgtagaaattacattttactaaataatacattttttatacttattctactaaactataaaaatatatacttacCCCCTTAACTATAAGAATGAACACTTCTTTAATCTATTACTCATGATAttatgtgaaaaatattatacgGCTAATAGTTTAAAGGGATAAATGTGCACTCTTATAGTTTAAGGAGATAAGTGTTATGCGAGTAATAATTTAGAAAAGTATGTCTAGCTACAATTTTATGGCGTTACTAAAACAATGTTTCCAAACAACTCCATAATTTATTGAAGTCAAAATGAATGTTGCTTAGTCCTTTTGTTTTCTCGTAAATTTTTATGAAGGAGAAGAAATATGGTGGTCACAGTGGGTCCAACACGGCTTGGCTAGACTATGACAAACATTACGAAGACCCAGCCCAACGAAGACCCAGTCCTTTTGTGTCTTTatctcttattttctttagtCTCTATAGAGTATAGACTCAATAATAAGAATCGATGACTTAGACCgcaacaataatatttttttttagtgttcaTATGAGTTATGGACTAACAAAACTTTCATGTGATTTACATGGTTTTATTATGTTCTAGTCCTCAAAGTTTCTTAAGTATAAAACTTAGTCCTTTTAAAATGACTAAATTTAGTCCTTCGAAGTTAAAAATAAGAGGACTAACCAATAAATATAACAATTCACTTTAAAGACATGACTTAGACTATAACAGTAACATGTTTTTAGTGATCCTATGAGTTATGGATCCTTACAAAACTTTCATGTAATTGGTGCTATGATTTTTCTAATTTGCTAAAAATAATCTTCTTTAAATTAAtggttaaaaataaaaggacTAAATTTAGAGCATAAAACTGAATGACGTTAAAATTGTTAgagaaagaagataaaaaagaacCCTCTGATTTAGGGAAGTGAGGGAAACAATAATGTGGTTCCCTAGGATTAAAGGTggttatatttaaaataaactcATAAAATCTTAACTAAAACTATATTGTAAAGGATTTaagtcaaaaataaaaatttcctatCTAATGTTTTGATTCTTGCTTTATATTCCATCAATTACAActtatcatttattttgtattttacttatcttgtaaaataactaaaattttaaatacatggCATACTATAATTAGTGAagcaaaagatgaaaaaaaaaatgagaaggagGATTTCTATTAGTAAGCCACTCATAATAACTAAGAAAAATGTACAAAGAAGCTTATTGATAATTGTTTGTAATACGTGtgttttaattagatttttttttgttagtttaataGGTTATTTGTTTATGGACctgtttttcaacttttttttttctaagtatgaCTGTATTATTGTCAACttttaggaggaaaaaaaaacaaaaacaaaaaccaaagaagGAAACAACATCTCAATAGTATCTTTATCTTGCTCCCATTAATTTCCTTTATAATTATGTTTCACgtgttattttaatatattctttCTCATTGATTTCTTATTCATAATATATGCAGATTGGAAATGCAGTAATCAATGATGAAATTGACGAACAAGGATTAGTCGATTACCTTGGAAGCCATGCTATCATTTCGAACGAAGATGTGTATCAAATACACAAATACTGTGATTTTTCACCCAATGCCACCGCTCAATCTCGTGAGTGCGAAGCATCCTATTTAGCTCTCGAAGATAATATTATCGCCATCAATATCTATAACATTTATGCTCCCTTGTGCTTCTCTTCCAATGTAACAACTCGACCCAAGAGAGCATCTGTAAGTTGATCgacatctttttctaaaaaaaaaaaaaaaaactagaaccATAATTAAATTATCACATAACTGTGACGTGATAGAGTGAgagtggagaaaaaaaatagtaggtCGATGTGTTAGTGATAAATAATCATTTACAGTCCGTCATGTcagaattgttaaaaaaaaattgtgaaataatttgtggtCTTAGGactattctttatatatttgtgTTGCTTGAGTCTAAATTAGAAGCTTAAATCATTTTAAGGGGATGCAAATTTACCCTATTTcttttattacattatataaatgTTCACTAGCTCTTAGAAATTTGAAgtaaattgttttgttt
This genomic stretch from Castanea sativa cultivar Marrone di Chiusa Pesio chromosome 1, ASM4071231v1 harbors:
- the LOC142616755 gene encoding serine carboxypeptidase-like 40, which gives rise to MSCYMYKKLDTEEEAAKAYDVASIRLKGMRAVTNFDLSNYNVKDITDSARLPIGKGASKLIKKTPVEDVLLKKTNTRKTPRYYRQFGSSTANVLFLESPAGVGFSYSNTTSDYDKSGDSRTAADNYVFLVNWLERFPEYKDRDFYISGESYAGHYVPQLAHSILYHNKKANKTIINLKGIIIGNAVINDEIDEQGLVDYLGSHAIISNEDVYQIHKYCDFSPNATAQSRECEASYLALEDNIIAINIYNIYAPLCFSSNVTTRPKRASILEFDPCSEGGGSAAALGLEVSDDAGEGGADGIGWGGLQLELGLADFATSEGEDWDGGYLRGEREWFGLGFEGI